A genomic stretch from Aedes albopictus strain Foshan chromosome 2, AalbF5, whole genome shotgun sequence includes:
- the LOC109428624 gene encoding uncharacterized protein LOC109428624 has translation MICANMKVVLLVALVQFSAASRSNHGNNVNTFEATYGCLQYSTNHGYEYAHPYYSTAKFENLKVTAGNVTYMRMGVLARNDGHIRLSPVEYPYDKTEMNELVLSGWANTAIEIRRYTRTDHKTRINNRVFLHIRSDGLLSEFSPMMFTMSIDTHGNVRLVKDGDEYPFIEFKDPKISFKYMGFCNWDAPAIYFFDCPFEVDHRKCEGIAFT, from the exons ATGATTTGTGCTAACATGAAAGTAGTTCTGCTCGTTGCCTTAGTTCAGTTCTCAGCAGCATCCAGATCAAACCACGGAAATAATGTTAACACATTTGAAG CTACATACGGCTGTTTGCAGTATAGCACAAACCATGGTTATGAATATGCTCATCCGTACTATTCTAccgcaaaatttgaaaacctgaAAGTCACAGCAGGAAATGTTACATATATGCGGATGGGAGTGCTCGCTCGGAATGATGGTCACATTCGTCTATCGCCGGTTGAATATCCCTACGACAAAACTGAAATGAATGAGCTTG TGCTTTCCGGTTGGGCCAATACGGCTATCGAGATTCGACGATACACTCGGACGGACCATAAGACCCGGATCAATAATCGGGTGTTCTTGCACATCAGAAGCGATGGGCTGTTGTCGGAGTTTAGTCCAATGATGTTCACGATGTCTATCGATACGCATGGAAATGTGCGGCTTGTTAAAGATGGCGACGAATATCCTTTTATCGAGTTTAAAGATCCAAAGATATCGTTCAAGTACATGGGGTTCTGCAACTGGGATGCTCCGGCAATATACTTCTTCGATTGTCCATTTGAGGTAGATCACAGGAAATGTGAGGGAATTGCGTTTACCTGA
- the LOC109422505 gene encoding uncharacterized protein LOC109422505, producing the protein MICANMKVVLLVALVQFSAASRSNHGNNVNTFEATYGCLQYSTNHGNEYAHPYYSTAKFENLKVTTGNVTYMRMGVLARNDGHIRLSPIEYPYDKTEMNEIVLSGWANTAIEIRRYTRTGHKTRINNRVLLHIRSDGLLSEFSPMMFTMSIDTHGNVRLVKDGDEYPFVEFKDPKISFKYIGFCNWGVPAIYFFDCPFEVDRRRCEGIAFT; encoded by the exons ATGATTTGTGCTAACATGAAAGTAGTTCTGCTCGTTGCCTTAGTTCAGTTCTCAGCAGCATCCAGATCAAACCACGGAAATAATGTTAACACATTTGAAG CTACCTACGGCTGTTTGCAGTATAGCACAAACCATGGTAATGAATATGCTCATCCGTACTATTCTAccgcaaaatttgaaaacctgaAAGTCACAACAGGAAATGTTACATATATGCGGATGGGAGTGCTCGCTCGGAACGATGGTCACattcgtctatcaccgattgaatATCCCTACGACAAAACCGAAATGAATGAGATTG TGCTTTCCGGTTGGGCCAATACGGCCATCGAAATTCGACGGTACACTCGGACGGGCCATAAGACCCGGATTAATAATCGTGTGCTCTTGCACATCAGAAGCGACGGGCTGTTGTCGGAGTTTAGTCCAATGATGTTCACGATGTCTATCGATACGCATGGAAATGTGCGGCTCGTTAAAGATGGCGACGAATATCCTTTTGTCGAGTTTAAAGATCCAAAGATATCGTTCAAGTATATAGGGTTCTGCAACTGGGGTGTTCCGGCAATATACTTCTTCGACTGTCCATTCGAGGTGGATCGAAGGAGGTGTGAGGGAATTGCGTTTACCTAA